One Urocitellus parryii isolate mUroPar1 chromosome 8, mUroPar1.hap1, whole genome shotgun sequence DNA window includes the following coding sequences:
- the LOC113177796 gene encoding putative olfactory receptor 2I1 — translation MLDNKASAEELFLLLGFSDWPSLQPVLFTLVLLCYLLTLTGNCALVLLVMRDPRLHTPMYYFLCHLALVDAGFTTSVVPPLLINLRGSALRLPRGGCMAQLCASLALGSSECVLLAVMALDRAAAVCRPLRYAGLASPRLCRALASTSWLGGLSNSAAQTTLLAARPLCPPLQLDHFICELPALLKLACSGGRDTIERQMFAARVVILLVPSTVILASYGAVGHAIWSMRSSGGRRKAVGTCGSHLTAVCLFYGSAIYTYLQPTHSYNQGRGKFVSLFYTVVTPALNPLIYTLRNKEVKEAAKRLLGSLGRTQARH, via the exons ATGCTTGATAATAAAGCTTCAGC AGAGGAGCTCTTCCTCCTGCTGGGATTCTCTGACTGGCCCTCCCTGCAGCCAGTCCTGTTCACCCTTGTGCTCCTCTGCTACCTGCTCACTCTAACCGGCAACTGCGCGCTAGTGCTGCTGGTCATGCGCGACCCGCGTCTGCATACGCCCATGTACTACTTCCTTTGCCACCTGGCCCTGGTGGATGCCGGCTTCACCACCAGCGTGGTACCCCCACTGCTGATCAACCTGCGGGGATCGGCGCTCAGGCTGCCCCGCGGCGGCTGCATGGCACAGCTGTGCGCCTCGCTGGCCCTGGGATCTTCTGAGTGCGTCCTGCTGGCGGTGATGGCGCTGGACCGCGCGGCCGCCGTGTGCCGCCCGCTGCGCTACGCAGGGCTAGCCTCTCCTCGCCTCTGCCGCGCGCTGGCCAGCACCTCCTGGCTGGGCGGTCTCAGCAACTCCGCCGCCCAAACCACGCTCTTGGCCGCGCGGCCGCTCTGCCCGCCCCTCCAGCTGGACCACTTCATCTGCGAGCTCCCCGCGCTGCTCAAGCTGGCCTGCAGCGGCGGCAGAGACACCATAGAGCGCCAGATGTTTGCCGCTCGCGTGGTTATACTGCTGGTGCCATCCACCGTCATCCTGGCCTCCTATGGCGCTGTGGGCCACGCCATATGGAGCATGCGGTCCAGCGGAGGCCGGAGGAAAGCTGTGGGCACGTGTGGCTCCCACCTGACAGCCGTCTGTCTGTTCTATGGTTCTGCTATCTATACCTACCTGCAGCCCACGCACAGCTACAACCAGGGGCGGGGCAAATTCGTGTCGCTCTTCTACACTGTGGTTACCCCTGCCCTCAACCCGCTCATCTACACTCTCCGGAATAAGGAAGTGAAGGAGGCAGCCAAGAGGCTCCTGGGGAGTCTGGGGAGAACTCAAGCCAGGCACTAA